In Pseudophryne corroboree isolate aPseCor3 chromosome 3, aPseCor3.hap2, whole genome shotgun sequence, a genomic segment contains:
- the LOC135058073 gene encoding uncharacterized protein LOC135058073: MIYEYISFYTVSEKSSTTRRPVNPNTSDDDDAAEAGPSKEVWSSRSGSSGRHHHKKPVAEKKARSSVPAQTQQATPPRRLSSVCSVPPLQIMDTPPRRHPHSPHLDSSSPGTSIPSQQHQHSDMEETNILEMQPLMQGMSPPAPVSTPPQLSTPPPQHSPTTPGTQGPDHVFWTIWARQQATNEDCLRKQTQMFASLPSHLRRISRNLSRQNEQTTRIGNTMEVMRTDITQVMGNLEEQHRLMEEQHRQQQSYMNIFQNSQKINESLIRIVDNQNAATRELNATLTNLNETLRCMHQQQTTRSSGTTTPIITPVSSPPRRSTRARQHDSAKGKGQDKQPPKKT, translated from the exons atgatttatgaatatatctcattttatacagtgtctgaaaaaagcagtactactcgtcggccagtaaatcctaacacatctgatgatgatgacgctgcggaagcag gtccatcaaaagaagtatggagcagcagaagtggctcttctggaagacatcaccacaagaaacctgtggcggaaaagaaagcaaggtcgtctgtcccggcacaaacacagcaggctaccccgccacgaagattatcgtccgtatgttcggtgcccccactccaaattatggacacacctccaagacgtcatccacactcccctcatcttgatt cttcgagtcctgggaccaGCATCCcttcgcaacaacaccaacacagtgacatggaggagacaaacatcttagaaatgcagccattaatgcaaggaatgagccccccagcacctgtgagtacaccaccacagctaagcacaccaccaccacaacacagcccaacaacaccaggaacacaaggccctgatcatgtgttttggactatttgggctagacagcaggccactaatgaagattgcctgcgtaagcagacacaaatgtttgcaagcctaccatctcacctcagaagaatctcaagaaatctgagtcgacaaaatgagcaaacaaccagaataggcaataccatggaagtcatgcgtacagacattacacaggtcatgggcaacttggaagaacagcacagactaatggaagaacagcacagacaacagcaaagttatatgaacatttttcaaaacagtcaaaagattaatgaaagtttaatcagaatagtagacaatcaaaatgctgctacacgtgaactcaatgccaccctcactaacctgaatgaaactctcagatgcatgcaccaacagcaaacaaccagaagttctggtacgactactccaattatcacgccagtctcatcaccaccaagacggtccaccagagcacgccaacatgacagtgctaaaggcaaaggccaggacaagcagccacccaaaaaaacgtaa